CCCTGTAGAAGGCTCGTACACCTTCCTTTCTAAGGATCTCCCTAGCACAGTTAGCTATGCCTTGGTACTGCCCCGTCTTCCTCAATGTAAGACGAGTTTTCAACACCTGCCGAATGGTACAAAAGGAGGTTGGAAAGGGGTGGATTTTGGTGGGTATGTAGAATGCAAGCTTGAGAAAGTTGGAATAAAAAGATATAAAGAAACATAAGAAACTGAGAAAGCTATTTGCAAAAGCAGAATGGAGCTACAAACCGCCTCACCTCCATAGGGTAGATGATGGTCTGGGCAGTGGCTCCAGCCAAGGAGCCAGCGATAAACCTCTCTTGAACCTTTAGACTGCCGCCCTCTTTATGCCCTCGGATCAGCCACTTGATCTacaggaagaggagagggaggaacagcAGAAGGGTGGTAGATTAAGGAAGGGGACATGGTTGAAATGTTAGGGAAAATTTTGattacaattggtgatggggggcatttgattgttgatgtatgTAAAGAAACACatgctgatcagtacttaaggtttgactctcatcatccactggagcacaaactaggagtcattagGACGCTGTATCAGCGAGCTGACAACGTcaccaccgacacagtggccggggaaggggagaaatcccatattaaataGACCCTGGTTAAGGGTGGTTATTCTAACTGGGcgtctgtcaaagccaggaagacacccaagcAGTGCACTGgccgattgaagagaggagaaggacaacagctgcctaagtgtaaaccagtggtgattctgtatgtggcgggagtgtcggaaaagttgagatgcatcttttccaaacatcgcgtctcagttgctttcaaaccccaaaacacgctgcgtcagaaattggtccaccccaatgattgcatcccctggcacaaacagagcaatatagtgtatgctgttaagggccaagaggattgccatgacttgtacattggggaaactaaacagatgctggtcaagaggatggcacaacacaggagatctaatgcatcaggccaggactctgaagtctacacccatctacaggccagtggccactctttcaaagatgaggatgtgcacatccttgataggaggaacgttggtttgaatggggagtcaaagaggccatctatgtgatgaaggaacgaccatccctgaaccggggggggggggggctaatagtacattacattacagtcatttagccgacgcttttattcaaagcgacttacaataagtgcatttaaccaaggaaatcaggagaactactagtcatcagaggtcataaatgcatcttctctctaaacaagtatctaagagcaaaaccagtgctaaagtaaagcacaagaaagagttttttttttaatgagtgaatacaataagtgctaagagcaagtaacagggtagtagttcttgaagaggtgagttttcaacctgcgccgaaagatgggcagcgactccactgttctgacatcagtggggagttcattccaccactgtggggccaggacagaaaagagccgtgaccgggttgatcggcagcaggggcctctgagcagcagggcaaccaggcgtcccgaggcagcagagcaaagtggtcaggcgggggtgtggggcttgaccatggcctggagataggaaggagctgttcctttcactgccctgtaggctagcaccagagtaaTTATATGTTGTGTTCTTCCCCTCTACTTCCAGTTAGTCAGGCAAATAAAGTGTTTTAAAAAAGATTATACAATTACCAAAGCGAAGACAAAATTGGAAGGGAGATGATTGTTAGGTCTATGTGAAGCAGtaaatctgtcgccatcttacaatgctgtgattgcaactattccccgatcctctgaatagtacacattgccgttGTAACTAGTtaattgtgcttggtgatgtaaggcttgcatgcagctgctcggccatggaaacccatcccATGAAGCTCCCAGTGCACAGttatgtgctgatgttaatgccagaggaagtctggaactctgcagttatcgagtcaacagagcgttggcgacttctaCACACTATGTGCTTCAGcgctcgttgaccccgctgtgtgactttacgtggtcttcCACTTTGTGACTGAGTtactgttgttcctaaacacttccacttttcaataacacCACTTACAGTagactgtggaatatctagcagagaagaaatttcacaaactgacttattgcaaaggtggcatcctgtgacagtaccacgcttgaattcactgagctcttcagaacgacccattctttcacaaatgtttgtaaatgcagactgcatggctagctgctagattttatacacctgtggcaaggggtctgaatgaaacacctgaattcaatgattacgaggtctgtcccaatacttttgtccctgTAGTGTAGATCAATATAAGATTGAGTGTCAAAAAACTGTCTCTTGGACAAGACACCACTTACAAATCTGCTTTGGAAAGAATTTCAGTGTTAAATGTATTTTTtctttgggatcccccccccttttttctccccagttgcacttggtcagttaccccattcttccgagccatcccggtcactgccccaccccctctgctgatctgggcagggctgcagactactgcatgtctcatccaatacatgtggagacgccagctgcttcttttcacctgacagtgaggaggttcgcgagggggcgtagcgtgtgggaggatcacgctactccccccagttccccctcccccctgaacaggcgccccaaccaaccagaggaggcactagtgcagcaaccaggacacatacccacatctggtttcccacccacagatgtggccaattgtgtctgtagggacgcctgaccaagccggcggtaacacggggattcgaaccggcgatcctcgtgttggtaggccacggaatagaccaccatgccacccgcatGCCCCCTCATGTGTCATCTTTAACGTGACTGAGCATGTTGGTGCCGGTGTAGCTCTAGCCATAGATAATGATTAATGATATTGTTGCAtctgtcaggtgtgtgtgtgtgtgtgtgtgtgtgtgtgtgtgtgtgtgtgtgtgtgtgtgtggccgccgtgccaggctatgtgatgctgttaatgctcatcttggtgcctgtaacattacctctgacgAAGTATAAGGCTTGCATGATTAAACTGTGGTgtattcaggcaagtatagttgtactggtctattttggttaacatgtgcatttcagaacctattaagtatgattggtcttagATGGGCTAGGCCCGCTGGATTTTctctgcccacccacactgtgatttctgcctatgccACAGCTAAGAAGGTTTAATTATTCATTGTTTTTCATCATTTTAGTCTTTCCTCTGTTCGTTCCCTCTGTTGAAGTGTCGTGAAACAAACAAGCCATTCCCTACGGCTAATCTTGTAGGCATTGTAGATCATCTACACTACTATTATTTCCATCAAAGTCCACAGAAATGTTTCAGCTAAATGACAGGAagtaaggggcgtctgggtagtgtagcggtctattccgttgcctaccaacatggggatcgccggttcaaatccctgtgttacatccagcttggtcgggtgcccctacagacacaattggccatgtttgcgggtgggaagctggatgtgggtatgtgtcttgttcGCTGCACTaatgcttcctctggtcggtcggggcacctgttttggggggggatctgggggaatagcgtgatcctcccacgcactacgtccccctggtgaaactcctcactgtcaggtgaaaagaagcggctggcggctccacatgtatcggaggagacatgtggtagtctgcagcccaccccgggtcagcagagggggtggagcagcatgaccaggatggctcggaagaggtaattggccaagtacaactgggaaaaaaaggggggggggagcccccccaaaaacaaaaacgatTTGAAGCAGGAAAATTCAATGAAAAGAAGCAAGTTGTCTCTATAACCATGCTATAACTTTCAGTTTCATAGTTCCATACATTGTAAGACACTTCCTGTGTGACCCAAACTGCTTTAGTACTTGAGTATGAGTTTTGGCCATTCAAACAAAAGGTATATATTACTAGTAGGGTTTATTATGCTCTTTACACCAGACAAGCCATTATTATTGCAGAATATACCGAATGCAGCTAAAGCGATAGAAACTGACAGCAGAGATTCCTCCCTGCAGTCAACATTGGTATCAGGAACTATGAAAATCTCCCCCCAGAATAACAGGCTTTTATTgattatcaagtcaagtcaatgttatttgtatagcccattatcgcaaattacaaatttgcctaggGGGGTCTTTACAACAAtacatgctgtccttagacccttataTGGGATAAAGAACAACtacgtaaaaaaaaaatcaacaattcaGTTTACAAAAAAGTCCAATATTCCCTTTTTGGGTTTTACACATGAGCAGttacattgtttttttgttttttttaccctaaGTAATCCCTTACCACTAACAAACCTGCCACCAGTGTCAATACTAGATGGCTGCACATGTAAAATGACATCttgttgcatgttttttttttttttttgccactcctCTACTTTCACTGTTAAACGATGAGCAGTAAAAATCTGCCCTGTCAACCTTTGCTTCCGTTTATAAGCTTGAATTTCAGTGTCGATAGTAATAAAACGATCTCCGACCTGAGTTTAGTGGTGTGTAACAACATTCTGGTGCGCTTCATGGGACTATTTATTCCACCGAGATTCAATCCTGAGACCATCACGCCATTCACCACTTAAGTTTCAGTTGTTTTTGGACATTGACCTAACAATGAAACATGAGACCGATCCATCTTTTTAAAACTCTTGTGAGTTATACACACTACCCTGTAGGAAATACACAACATTGCACTCCTCCATGTTTTCaggaatatatatatttttaaaaattttcccctttatctccccaattgtatccagccaatcaccccgcttttccgagccatcccggtccctgctccaccccctcagccgatccggggagggctgcagactaccacatgccccctccgatacatgtggagtcgccagccgcttcttttcacctgacagtgaggagtttcaccagggggacgtggcatgtgggaggatcacgctattccccccagttcccactcccccccgacaggcaccctgaccaaccagaggaggcactagtgcagcgaccagcaaacatacccacatccggtttcccacccacggacatggccgattgtgtctgtagggacgcccgaccaagccggagttaacacagggatttgaactggcaatccccgtgttggtaggcaacggacttgAACGctttgctacccggatgcctcgtTTTCAGGAATACTGACAGGCTATTGGTTATTTCTCTCTGAATAGTTTGTCCAAGACCTCGACTTTCTGGGCTAACCGCCGAACTTGTAAGGTTGTGCTGAGTTCTGTGAGACATGTTCTCAGCTCAACATTTGACATCATGTGCCTGGGATGTCATATCACTTATCCGATCGGATTCATGTTAGAAATAGGGATAGAGTAAGCCCAAAGTCAACCCAACGTTGACCTGAGAGCATCTCTCACTTGCAGAAATCAATGTGCAAACTTGTACATTGAGGTATTTCTGGCTTATCGAGAGCTGATAACGTGAGTCCCACACACTGAATCATGAAACCAGTTTCTTGTGATCGTCACTTGAACAGCTCAAAGTTGATTGACCTTGTCTTAAACATACTATCTCTCGATGAGCTTCTTCAACACTGGTGATAGGCCAACTTCCTCTGAAAAATATCACATTGCACATTAAACTGACATCAAACAGACCTATGTAAGCACAAGTAGATAATTCAACtggcaatggatacaaaccactGAAGTCGAAAATCAAATTGTCTTAATATACTTTAAcataaatataatttaaaatctTTCCCTGTTTTTATATGCAATACAGAAAATGGGTAAAATTAATAAGAAGCTTGACCACCCCCTGTCAGCTACTGCTTAACTTATCTCAAAGGCTCAAAAATGTTTAGGATATGAATCTCACTGCGAAACATTTTAAAACTATTAAAGTTGGATGTTCAATTATGATAAAATAATCTCCTAATAAATaatcgccatcggtgctgtgccctcacagggtacagatggaaactatcaaatccgctgtggccacccatgggaaacagggaacaagctgaaagaagaagaatctCCTAATAAGACCACGCATCAGTGAGGTTCCACCCTGAAGTGTCTACTTGGGGTCTGACTTGCTGTTAGGGCAGTGAAAGGTTCAGTAATCATACACAAAATAAAAtgcttgttggccagagagaagGCAACCATCTCAGTAAGCCCACATGGTGGTCAAGCTCATTGTCTAAAATGATTCAGAAGACGTACATCAATGAGCCCCCCTTCTTATATAAGTGCATGTTTTGTCCAACCCTCTCCAACCTCAGACACAGGAGAACTGATTATCACATTAAAAAACTAAGACTTGGTCATTGGCATGTTGATTGAAAATGATACACAGATGACACTAGATAACCAGTATGATTTCCCAGTAACTAGCGCTTCTGCTCATCAGCATTTCATGAAGATATAAGTAGACGGTCAGTTGGTGGAGAGCTGTGTGCATTTGCCATTGATACGTTCTTTGCACTGACCTGCTCATAGGCCATGAACTTGATGGCAGATTCTGGGGCGATCTTAAGGACGTTGATGCCGTTGCCCCTCCAGAGTGAGCGAAGACCTCCTTCCTGGATCATGTCCTTCAGCCTAGACCACATGTTGCTACCCTGAGAGGCAGAGCCATGTACCTTGACATACAAACAGTGCCAGGTTAGTCATGATATTACAACAATGCCTCTGCTTCAAACTAAACCCTGCAGCCACAGGAAGGCTGCATGATATGAGTCCAACAGCTTGAcgtgataattttttttttgttggattttccccccctttttctccccaactgcagttggccaattaccctgctcttccgagccatgccggtcgctgctccaccccttctgctgatccagggagggctgcagactgccacatgcctcctctgatatatgtggcatccccagccgcttcttttcacctgacagtgaggagttccaccagggggacgaaaCTCGTAGGAGGAtcatgttatcccccccccccccccctgcacaggcgccccaactgaccagaggaggcactagtgtagcaaccaggacacacacccacatccgggacacttgaccaagccagaggtaacaaagggattcgaaccggcaattcccgtgttggtaggcaacggaatagaccgctacgctacccggatgcccttaacTATTATTTTTAAGGCAACTAAGAAAAATAGTGAACTTTTGGCAAATAATGGACCAAAAGCATATCTCTTATTAACCAAATCTATCTATTTCAGAGATGCATTAAAAATAAAATAGCTAAGTAAAACAGGGTTTTGGAAAACGACCATGTTACAGATTATATGATAGCAACCAACTAGCAGGTGACATTACAGATTGCTGCCATGTTATATTACTTGCTGAAGGGAAATACTACTCAATTCAAACATTATTTATATGGTGTAGGATACTTAATGCTTTATTGATTATTTGAAAGAATATTAAATCTCACTGTGTTGCCACAAAAAAATGTAATAGCTTTCAATAAAAATGTAAAtttcaaaacatttttttaataaaaatctCACCTGCAGGAAAACCTTGAGACGATCCAGGGGGGCAGTTCCTGTCCTTGAAACTGCCCCGGCCATTGCCCCAGCTACCAACTGCCTCCATACCACTCCTGAGCGATGCTCCTGCTCTGAGAAATCATCCGGCACTGTCAGATGTTCCCCAATGTCAAACATCTAGAGGACATCACAGTGGTTTAGCAGTAGGCATAAATTACTCAAGCTCTCCCTTAGCACCTGACAAACACAAAGatgataaaaacacacacaaaagcaatAAACTGTCTATTTCAGAAAAAGCACTACCTGTGGACATATTAGACATGTAATTTCCAACATAATTGCTTGTTAGTTACTTGATCTATTTAACTTTATATTGGTACATCAATATGCATTCTGCGCTATCAGGCTGCAGTAACGTGCATACATGCACTGACTGCTGGCTTGCTAGATAAATGTTTGCGTTGGATAGGTTTTGCAGATGTAGTTACAAGACAAAACGTTCTCTGGTGATACAGGTCTTCTCAGCTTATAATAATCACGCCCTTCGACAGCACGATAAACATTTAGAGGATTTAAAATATTTTAAGTTTAACAACCAGCAGCCTGTtcggctgtccctacagacacaattggtcgtgtgtgtgggtgggaagctggatgtgggtatgtgtcttggtcgctgcactagcgcctcctctggtcggtcggggtgcctgttcgggggggagggggaactggggggggggatagtgtgatcctcccactcactacatccccctggtgaagctcctcaggtgaaaagaagcggctggcgactccacatgtatcggaggaggcatgtggtggtctgcagccctccccggatcggcagagggggtggagcagcgaccgggatggctcggaagagtggggcaattggccatgtacgattggagagaaaaaggggggaataacCAGCAGCCCCAACAATTCATGTCCAaacttaaaaacaaaacaaaaacaagaaagacGTGTTTTTCAGCCACTGCATAACTTACAAATTTTACATTCATTAACAAGATCATAAAATGTGCTTTTTTTAAAAGAGCTGAATAAATTATGGATATGACTCTGACTACCCTCTATTGTTCAAAATTTATAAGGAAAAAAACTGAAAGGGATTGTGTGAGCCTTGTCTTCGTGTTATTCATGTGTATTGCTGCTTAGATAAACTCTGGGAGGTGACTGACGTGGGAGCGCTTCCAGTAGCGGGCAATCTCCTCCATGTTATGGAAAGGGTTGAACAGGAAGTGATCTCGCCACTCAGTCCAGTCGATGGTCATGGTGCCATCCTTGTCCATActgagaggacacacacacacacacacacacatacacacacacacacacgcacgcacgcacacatacacacacgcacacaggtgtCATGCTTAGCCAATAAGAAAACAATGTGGTATAACagttctttctgtttctctctctctctctctcacacacacacacacacacacacacacactcacacctctgAAGTATTCTGGTGGCCTGCTCCTTTGTGACCTCCAGTCCGAGGTGTCGCAGTGACCGCTGGATCTCCCCGACATCAATTTTACCTACAAGCAAAGTTCCAAGTTCAAATCACTGGAGACAATAGTGTGTTTGGTTTCTTACCCACAATGACAGACTCAAATGAACTAGAGTGTATGTTATTGTTTGCAGCTGTTCTGCAGAGTTACAGAATGCCAGAAAACGTGTATCTCCGTGaacgtgtgtgcatgtttgcaggCTTATATGGGTAAGTGAATATTCAGTATGCCCGCCACACCATCCTTGTTGTAGTCCAAGCTGCGGAACATGAGCAGCAGTCTCTTCTCTTGAGCCCGCAGGTAGTGGGAGAACTCTTGAAAGTCCAGCAAACCGTCATGGTTGACATCACTTTCCCGCACAATCTAGTTCAGGGTTGAGATGGAGGGTGACCGTATCAGAGGTGACAGGGTGAGGATGAGTAAATGATGGGAAGGAAAGGGAATGAGAGATAGATATATTGTGGAAAGGGgcaaaaataacaacaataaaaataataaacgTCATTTATAAAACACATATCAAAACAAAGTTATAAACTGCTGGGCAATAAGGAAACATTAAAACAACTGAAGCAGATGGCAATAAgaccaaaacaaataaaaagcaaGAATGATGGAAGGCCTTAAATGATTTTGAGAAATGATTTGAAGAGGGGCGTTCagatggcgtagcggtctattccgttgcctaccaacatggggatcgccggttcgaaaccctgccttacctccaacttggtcaggcgtccctacagacacaattggccgtgtctgcgggtgggaagccggatgtgggatgtgggtatgtgtcctggtcgctgtactggtGCCTCTCCTcggcagtcggggcgcctgttcaggggagacaGGGCacctgaggggaatagcgtgatcctcccacgcactacatccccctggagaaactcctcactgtcaggggaaaagaagcagctggcgactccacatgtattggcggagacatgtggtagtctgcagccctccctggatcggcagagagggtggagcagtggggtggttggccggatacaattggggagaaaaaaatcagccccccccccccaaaaaaagaaataatttGAAGAATAATATCCAATTTGCCAGCCTCAGCGACTCAGAAAATTCATCCCAAATCCCAGGGACCCTGACAGCAAAATGCTTGGACACCTTAAGTCTTTGTCCTGGATACCAGACTGGCTAAAGGGGCCATGACCGAGTAGTTCAAGCTGTGCACTGGCTCTGAAGGGATCCAGAGTTCAGACAGATGAGTCGGTGCAAAATATATGCAACGACTTGAAAGTCACATATATAAATCGATTCTGAAAGTGATCAGCTGGGGAACACTGAAAAAGGAGGCATGTGGCCTTTCCTCGTTGCATTTGTTGGAGGCTTTGCTGCTGAATTGTGAACACGCTGGAGCATTCCCACATGTCTTTGGTTAAAGCAGGTAAACAGGAAACCGCAGTAGTCCAGGCTAGAAGAAATACAGAAATGTACATTTCTCTCTGTATTCCTGACATTAAACACAGGTCTAACTTAGAGCTGGGCAATAAGTCGATATTATCATTTCATTGTCTTTAATTGGTATTGTAATTGAAATTTGGATGTCATATCGTTACAGACGATTTTGTAGCCAAAATGAATTATAATGAGTATCTACACGTTCCAATGAAATTATTCcaacaatatttgtaattttgtgaggaatccccccccccttttttttctccccaatcgaatttttggccaattacaacactcttccgagccgtcccggtcgctgctccacccccacccccttccccccagttccctcccccccctgaacagatccAGATGGCAAGTATATTACTGGAAATATACATTCGCTCCCTGTCACATTATTGAATTTATACGG
The nucleotide sequence above comes from Lampris incognitus isolate fLamInc1 chromosome 10, fLamInc1.hap2, whole genome shotgun sequence. Encoded proteins:
- the slc25a23b gene encoding calcium-binding mitochondrial carrier protein SCaMC-3b — encoded protein: MGEDRTRYWFGRSRTNDRENHASSDPERERQRRYARLFEELDLNKDGRVDISELRFALAARGLHRREAEEIVRESDVNHDGLLDFQEFSHYLRAQEKRLLLMFRSLDYNKDGKIDVGEIQRSLRHLGLEVTKEQATRILQSMDKDGTMTIDWTEWRDHFLFNPFHNMEEIARYWKRSHMFDIGEHLTVPDDFSEQEHRSGVVWRQLVAGAMAGAVSRTGTAPLDRLKVFLQVHGSASQGSNMWSRLKDMIQEGGLRSLWRGNGINVLKIAPESAIKFMAYEQIKWLIRGHKEGGSLKVQERFIAGSLAGATAQTIIYPMEVLKTRLTLRKTGQYQGIANCAREILRKEGVRAFYRGYLPNTLGIIPYAGIDLAVYETLKNAWLQRYCIGSADPGVLVLLGCGTISSTCGQLASYPLALIRTRMQAQATAEGEPKLSMLDLFKHIMSSEGVPGLYRGIAPNFLKVIPAVSISYVVYEHMKRILGVGS